A stretch of DNA from Kwoniella mangroviensis CBS 8507 chromosome 1 map unlocalized Ctg01, whole genome shotgun sequence:
TTGTGTCGAGGGACTTACTTCCTAAATACGAATTTCAAAGGCGCAGAGGCTCTTGAGAATCGATGTACGAAAGCTGATTCGAGGAATCGTTTCAAGAAATGGATCATGAGAAGGTTTCGAACGGTACTATCGGTTTAGTCAGATGTTATCGTCAGCTCTTTACTAGTAGTAGATGGAATCTCGAGGAGTTGAGTGACATGGATGGCATGATGAAATAAGGGCAGAAAAGATTGACATATTGACATGAGGCTCAGACTTACGTTTGAAGAGCCGAATACTCATACTGACCCCAGACCAACGTAGAGAATTTCAATAATAACGGGTTCAAAATGAGAGGACCGATATATTCCATCAAGTATAAAGTTCGATAATTGACTTGTGGACCCAAATccttcaatttcaacttACTTCCATCTTTTACTCCGTAAGTTGATAGAGGCTTCGATTCATCggtcagaggaagaggtttgTCCGAGGTGGAAGTAACAGAAGGGAAGAGCAGTCGTTGTCTATTTGGCACGAACTATTTATAGGCCGTTTCATATCAGCGTCACATTGTTTGCGATTGCGCAGGGCGTCGCAAAGAAGATGTATACTGGATTATATATCCTGCAAGACCAAGAGCGTACGTTACTACCCACCTTGGGGAACTTTGCTTGAATGGCAATCTTGACATCCTTGATGGTGACTTGATCAGGATGTTTGTTTGCGAAATCAAGATTGACGGTAGGTTTCCCGGGTACAGATACGGTGACAGCTACCATCTTGGTTGGTCGTGAGTGCTGTCCTATTTGGGtacgaagaaggaggatgctgagaagggatgagagatggaAAGCTGACAGAAGAaagacggaagatgaataatGTTCAATGTTCACGTCTCATGTTGTCGAATCCAATTTCATGGAATGGATCAGACGTGGGTCCGGATTTCTGGGAAATACTTGAATAAAATACCCGGGTTGGTTTCTGGGAGATTTAGCACTAGTGTGATATGGTAGACGGCCACGTGACGAGACGATTTTCAGGGAATTTCGCGAAAAGAAAGAATCTTTCGTCCTAAACTGTGAACTCTTCTGTGCTGTTGAtggatggtttgatcaaACATAACTCTGATCAGTGGTAATCATTCCAATCAGCTATCACCCAAGAGTCCTATATGATGGCATCGTTATCTCGCTCAGCCACCGTCGCTCGATCAGCGACTCGATCTTCCCTCGCTTCCACATCCCGTCTAGTGGTTGTACGAGGATACGCTACCCCTTCTACAGTCAAGAACGATGAAGGTCAACAGATGATGTTTGGTGGACCACCACCCAAGAGAAAACATGAAGGTGCAGTGCTGAAGACTTACACCGGGAAAGGATACCCTTTTATCCCTGTGAGTCAGATCGATCTCATTGCATCCTAAAGATCAAGACACAGAAGTAGACAGTTGTCCATGTCCGTAACCGCACACCAATAGTGGGATGCTTACACCATGCTTTCACCATCTAGTCTTTACGTCACGTCGTCTACCCCTTCCATCCTCACTTACACAAAGGCGGCCCTCTACGAGAATTGACCATCCCCTTACGACGAAAGGGTGGACGTAATAATACAGGTCGAATCGTAAATCGACATGTAGGTGGAGGCCACAAGCGAAGATTAAGGACAGTCGATTTCCACAGAGTAGAAGGTGGTCAACATGATGTGATTAGAATTGAATACGATCCAGGAAGATCTGCCCATATCGCTTTGATCAAGAAACGAGGTTCATCCTCGAGTGCAACCGGTGTAGATGGACTGGGTAGTAtagaagagattgaagaagctttgaaagaggagaatcGAAATACTCAAAAATCACTTGACGCAGTCAAAGCTGGATATAGTTATATAGTAGCTCCTGAAGGATTAAGAAAACGGGACGTGGTGATTTCCTATAGAAAAGGTATACCTCAAAGTTTGATCAGACAATTCGATAATACCTCTTCTATTTCGGGTGCGGGAATCAGTgtgattgaagaggaagaagataaagtaGGAGCAACCGATACACCCGAAATGAGAAGAGCTTTAGGTCTATTACGAACTGTTACTCTCAAACCTGGAAATGTTCTTCCCTTATTCCTCATCCCCCCCGGCACTCAGGTACATAATCTTTCATTAACGACCGATGGGAAAATGCAACTGTGCAGATCAGCTGGAACGTTCGCTCAGATCGtttctcatcaatcatcggatggaagatcaattggTGGTGCCGAGGTATTGACGATGGGAGGAGGGttcgatgagaatggtcagaGATTACCTAAAGCAGGGTATGTTTTGGTCAAGATGCAGTCTGGAGAAGTTAGGAAGTTGGATCCTGGTTGTGTAGCTACGATAGGTGTGGTAAGCAAGTGAGTTGACAATTCTATTACATACTTACTCGTTCTTGGACTACTTTCCAAAAGTTCTCTGCACATTTCTCCAAAACACCATTCTCCCTTGTCCAAAGAATCGTGCTTGGCATGTCCTTGCCTCCATCATTCACATTTCCCCTGCTCTCCTCTCCTCTgttctcctttcctctcctctgttctcctctcctctcctctcttctcttctccttcctcttcttttcttccacGCCAAATTGGATTTTGTTGTGTCTACAATTCTCTCGAAACAGTAAATGAATCAGCTCGAGATTCCATTATTAGATGGCCTTGCCTTCCAGTTTCTTCGTCTCcccttttctcccttctgCCCCCTTCTCCTACCGTCCTTCTCTCGGTTTTCTCCTTTTTTAtaccctccttcttcatcccctcctGCTTATTCCCTCCTTCTTTGCTTCCTCCCTCTTTATCCCCTTGTTCTCGAACCACTCCTCGTCTATCACTCCAAGTTTACATCTCAGCATATGACTATGTCCTGTTGTTTGAATGTGCTTTTTGctgatccatcttccacaATACAGTAAAGAACATCAATCCCGATCACTAGGTAAAGCAGGTCGATCTCGATGGATGGGTAAACGACCACACGTACGAGGTGTAGCCATGAATGCtgttgatcatccacatggtggtggtagaggtaaaCAAAAGGGTAATAAGCATCCTCGATCGATTTACGGTTTATTACAACATGTCAGAACTAGACGACCTAAAGATAAGGATGGTAATAAATCGTACGTCCATTCGTCTGCTATCATACATTTATCATTCATTTTCTTCCGATTTTACTGACTTGTGCCGTTGGTTGTTGGTTTTTAGGGTTGTCACTGAACGACCAAGAGGTAAACAAACCGCTGCAAAGCATTAATTTTAGTAGGCTTAGATGATTATGAAGAATGCATGTACTTCATTATGAACACGGCAGATCGCACAGGATAACACATATGAATGTCACGGCTTCTCAAATGATTTTCAGAAACATCATTATTGACTACCGTTGATCTATAGAACAGCAGTCGTGTGACAACGCTTCTGATGCGGACGAACATGCGCGTACCTACAGAAACGTCACAACACCTTCTGAAAGCCTCTTTCAGGCGCCACGCGGTTGTTTAATCTTGAACTTGCTGAAACAAACCTTCAAGCCTCCCCTCACTTTCTTTCACGTGGAGAAGTGAAGGCTGCCACCGTGATAGTGGATAGTGCACAAACTATCACAGTGCCAGGCGAGAACCAAATGGAATAGGATCCGGACTAGCAGATGATCGAACGGGATACTGTTCAAAATTTTGAAGCAACTCGAGGAGAATAAAACGCAGGTTGACAAAATCGTTTGAAAAACATTCATAGCGGATCGAATGGGAGTGGGAGATGGAGACGTGTGGCTGATTCGTAGATGAGGCATTGCATACGTAAGGCCCGATGATgggtcagcttcagcttgttAGTATTGTATTACCATACTATTAATTTTGATATCAGATAGAAGTTCGCAGAACGTGGACTCAATTCCAGCTCTACCGCCGTAAccatatgatgatgatcctgaaTCGGCATGCTGACTTGAGTGGACAGTATCAAGAATCGCAGTCATCATGCGCACTATAACATGTGTTACAGCACATGCCTACCCCCGAAATGCGGAGACCGATAGAACAATAAGAATTGCAGTCGACCAAGTGTTCCTCTTGCTTAGCATCTATAATCCCTAGCTTCCTTTTTCACTTACGACGAAAGCTCGGTGGTCATGTTTCATAACCCCATGCCGAGGTATTGTCAGCTTATCTGTATCTTCGTCTCACACGACCaatgatacagtacagtacatacagCTGTGCAGAACCATGTGGTAGGCCAAGCCACCGTCGGGTGAAAACCTTAACTACGTATGCATACTTTTTTTTTACCCGCGGAAtaatcttttcttctctgctttccTTTTTCCACCTTTCCAGGGGACACTACAGGTATTTAGGCGCTGCACGCGTCATGATCCCCTCTGCCTGCAACCGGTAAGTTTACATTGCTCACCGAAGTAGAACTGCTTACTTGTCAAGCAAGAGCTGAGAACAGACCGAAAGAGGACCACACTTTGTTGTCCATGCTGTGCATCTGAAAAGGAGCAGTGATTGCGCTCTCCGAAGGAGGGGCTTCGGTGGCCGATGAACCTACAATTGCAGCTGGTTTTGAGGATCATCATGACttggagagagaaaagggTCAGACTCCTGGATGTTTTACGTTAGCTCACTTAGTTTAGGATGTCTTGGCATTTTCCACTCAGGTCATTTCTCCTGAATCGGAAAATTCCGAATCCTCCTATACTGCTGGAGTACTACAAAATTTTGTTACGGAGCTGAAGCCTGTGTGTCGGTTGTCCGAAAAAAACAAAGCTAAAGCCAAGGAAAGACTCTTGTCAACCGAGTGAGAAAAACAATGAGAAGATAAAGTCGAGCAATCATCAACGCAGCATCCATATAACATATTTTTGTCTCTTCTCATCGCATTTCAGTTCATCTGATTTCTCATTCCCCACGAGTAGTcgtatcatcaacaactcgGTTGAATCCGAAATCACATTAGTGGtctcattcaatcaatccaaTTCAATTCGTGTTGGGAACATCACGCTCGGGTCATATCTTACTTAGTGACGGTATAGCAATCGCAGTGCTGCGTAGAGCGGAGCAGGAGTTGGAAACTGTCAAGCGTAGCGTATCGCTTGGTTTcattgtgtatgtgtatatgtatagcAACATCGGTCCGTTTGAGAAACGCCAAGAAGAGTTAGCTCAACAACGCAACACACAGGGAGAACGCacataccatcaacatcaacaccaacatCATACAATCGATCAACCCATCAAACCAGACCTGCCCGAACTCgacctcttttcttcttgagatcacGTTTTAAGTGATACATATGTCCCATTCAACCAATTCACACTGTCCCACTTCGATAGATTTAGATAGACAAACAATATGCCAAGGCAAAAGCAGGTCTCACCGAAATCAACTATCGATTCGTACGTTTTCGACCCCTACCCTGCTCGCCATTCgtcaccttcctcttcgaccgTAAGGAATCCAACTTCAGATGTGACCTCagctggatctggatcttaTGAAATCGAGAAACAACTCTCTGggtcatcttcttctagaAATTCATCAGACTCTTCAATGTCATCCACTAAATCACTCAGTTCGATATCCTCATTCGACGACCAAACTTACCCTATCTTACCAACGAGCAGCTCAGCTAGAGAACGCAaattctcttcttcaacatcgGTTTTTGGAGAATCAAGGAGAGTAAACATATTGAGAAGTTTAAAACCTAGAgcaaggagaagatcgtcattacctttcatccatcttgCAAGACGTAAGTCAACTCAATTGCTACTCGTCCTGGCAATATGTATCGTCTCTGGGTTATTACTTGGCGAAATCAGGTCACATAGGTTGCGAAGGGAAATGTGGTCCAGGGAAgtgaagttggaagaatgggatataAGATATGGTCATCTGGACAGAGAAAGTGATCTGAAAAGGTTTAGAGAGGAGTTTGAATACAATAGACGATTAGAACTTATACACTCTAGAAAAGTAGACAGGAGAGATATCACCGGGACGACTGGTACTGGATCGGTGTGGGGAcctaaagaagaagaagctttgcAGGAGGAAAGTAAGAATATATGGCCTACATGGTGGGGGAATCCGGATGTCGTAGGTAAGAGCCCATGGGATCATGTTCCGACGCCAGTACTTTTGGGacaggagaagagaagattcaTGTTTTTGACTGGTGAGTACTCTATTCCATGCGATCTTCATATATCATCTCGTTCAAAACCTCTTTCGATCGGTGGCTT
This window harbors:
- a CDS encoding mitochondrial 54S ribosomal protein uL2m encodes the protein MASLSRSATVARSATRSSLASTSRLVVVRGYATPSTVKNDEGQQMMFGGPPPKRKHEGAVLKTYTGKGYPFIPSLRHVVYPFHPHLHKGGPLRELTIPLRRKGGRNNTGRIVNRHVGGGHKRRLRTVDFHRVEGGQHDVIRIEYDPGRSAHIALIKKRGSSSSATGVDGLGSIEEIEEALKEENRNTQKSLDAVKAGYSYIVAPEGLRKRDVVISYRKGIPQSLIRQFDNTSSISGAGISVIEEEEDKVGATDTPEMRRALGLLRTVTLKPGNVLPLFLIPPGTQVHNLSLTTDGKMQLCRSAGTFAQIVSHQSSDGRSIGGAEVLTMGGGFDENGQRLPKAGYVLVKMQSGEVRKLDPGCVATIGVVSNKEHQSRSLGKAGRSRWMGKRPHVRGVAMNAVDHPHGGGRGKQKGNKHPRSIYGLLQHVRTRRPKDKDGNKSVVTERPRGKQTAAKH